GGTTATAAAACATGGATAGTAAAAAGGGTATTATCCTCACAGGGGCCATAGTTGGTATTATTTCTGTGCTTTTAGTTTATTTTGGGAATCCTGTGAACATGGGATTTTGTATTGCATGTTTCATAAGAGATATTGCAGGAGGGTTAGGGTTACATAGAGCACCAGTAGTTCAATACATAAGACCAGAAATTATAGGTATGGTTATTGGAGCCTTTATAATGTCTATTTTTAGTAAGGAGTTCGCAACAAAAGGAGGTTCTTCACCATTTATAAGATTTACTTTAGGATTTGTAGTTATGGTGGGGGCTTTAATGTTCCTTGGATGTCCTTTAAGAATGGTGTTAAGACTTGCAGGTGGTGATTTAAATGCCATAGCAGGACTTGTTGGATTTGTAGTAGGAATAGTTATAGGTATTATGTTCCTAAACAAAGGGTTTAGTTTAAAGAGAAATTATAAATTAAATAAGGCAGAAGGATACTTATTCCCAGTAGTTAATATAGGTCTTTTTATGTTACTAACTACAGCGCCAGCATTTATATTGTTTAGTAAAAAGGGTCCAGGTGCATCTCATGCTCCAATAATTATTGCATTAATTGCAGGCTTAGTAGTAGGTATTTTAGCTCAAAAAACAAGATTATGTATGGTGGGTGGCATTAGAGATTTAATAATGTTTAAAGATACATATTTATTATCTGGGTTTATAGCTATTTTTGTATTTTGTCTTATAGGAAATTTAATAATAGGAAAGTTTAAATTAGGATTTGTTGGACAACCTGTTGCACATATAGATGGACTATGGAATTTCTTAGGTATGGTTCTTGCAGGATGGGGATGTGTCCTACTTGGAGGATGTCCTATGAGACAACTTATTTTATCAGCAGAAGGAAATATAGATTCTGTTATATCAGTTTTAGGAATGTTCGTAGGTGCAGCTTTCTGCCATAACTTTAGTTTAGCTTCAAGTGGAAAGGGAGCAACTTTAAATGGTAAAGTTGCAGTAATAATAGGATTTGTATTGGTATGCGCTATTTCATATTTTAATATAGAAAAAACTATAAAGATTAAATCGAAGGGA
The nucleotide sequence above comes from Hathewaya histolytica. Encoded proteins:
- the yedE gene encoding YedE family putative selenium transporter; protein product: MDSKKGIILTGAIVGIISVLLVYFGNPVNMGFCIACFIRDIAGGLGLHRAPVVQYIRPEIIGMVIGAFIMSIFSKEFATKGGSSPFIRFTLGFVVMVGALMFLGCPLRMVLRLAGGDLNAIAGLVGFVVGIVIGIMFLNKGFSLKRNYKLNKAEGYLFPVVNIGLFMLLTTAPAFILFSKKGPGASHAPIIIALIAGLVVGILAQKTRLCMVGGIRDLIMFKDTYLLSGFIAIFVFCLIGNLIIGKFKLGFVGQPVAHIDGLWNFLGMVLAGWGCVLLGGCPMRQLILSAEGNIDSVISVLGMFVGAAFCHNFSLASSGKGATLNGKVAVIIGFVLVCAISYFNIEKTIKIKSKGDVKIESNRC